In one Drosophila pseudoobscura strain MV-25-SWS-2005 chromosome X, UCI_Dpse_MV25, whole genome shotgun sequence genomic region, the following are encoded:
- the LOC4812001 gene encoding RNA-binding protein 45 isoform X2 yields MSDYRSQSRGGGRGGQDYSNDDDPPMSRLFIICNKAHTEDDFREAFSAYGDIEDIWVVKDKHTQENKGIAYVKFSKTSDAAKAQEEMNGKTIGKMDRTLKVLVAANRNQGSNKSENEQEKYLRLFIVIPKTATEDDIRDEFAQWGEVESVTIVREKNNGNPKGFGYVRFTKFYYAAVAFENCSPKYKAVFAEPKGSTRSQRDQYGRPAEDNPVYSNPGRGSSSYNNNGGSSGGGSFNNDWNTSTNNDMSAFLRMQNVPVAQPSCLEVTVSNCVNQDQLWRLFDIIPGLDYCQIMREHGPRTNEAMVVYDNPEAAIYAKDKLHGLEYPMGERIIVKVNGMSSARMDTSFIDKRTKKDAICNVPLPPAQPLASPDAQVAQRLFIVLSANLPHSILKNIFSCWKGLIDVYLLPNKNCGYVKYAECESAQRAIHVLNGAEICGTKIKVMEAEERSGSDGDDGGRKRLRRN; encoded by the exons ATGTCTGATTATCGTTCACAATCTCGCGGCGGAGGACGCGGCGGTCAAGACTATTCAAACGACGATGATCCGCCCATGTCAAGACTCTTCATCATTTGCAATAAAGCGCATACAGAGGATGATTTCCGTGAGGCGTTCTCCGCTTACGGCGACATCGAAGATATCTGGGTGGTTAAGGACAAGCACACCCAAGAGAACAAAGGCATCGCCTATGTGAAGTTCTCCAAAACCTCCGATGCGGCAAAGGCGCAGGAGGAAATGAATGGCAAGACTATCGGAAAAATGGACAGAACCCTGAAGGTTCTGGTTGCCGCAAA CCGCAACCAAGGCTCGAATAAGTCTGAGAACGAGCAGGAAAAATACTTAAGACTGTTTATTGTAATCCCGAAGACCGCAACCGAAGACGACATACGGGACGAATTTGCCCAATGGGGCGAGGTTGAATCCGTGACCATTGTCAGGGAGAAGAACAATGGCAATCCTAAGGGATTTGGCTACGTTCGCTTCACAAA ATTCTATTATGCTGCCGTGGCCTTTGAGAACTGTTCGCCCAAGTACAAGGCTGTTTTTGCCGAGCCCAAGGGCTCAACGCGTTCACAGCGTGATCAATACGGTCGTCCGGCCGAGGATAATCCCGTCTACAGCAATCCTGGACGTGGGAGCTCGAGCTATAATAACAATGgcggcagcagtggcggcggcagcttcAACAACGATTGGAATACTTCCACTAACAATGACATGTCCGCCTTCTTGCGCATGCAAAATGTGCCAGTTGCTCAACCGTCGTGCCTAGAGGTCACTGTCAGTAACTGCGTAAATCAGGATCAGCTTTGGCGTCTCTTCGATATTATTCCCGGCTTAGATTACTGTCAAATCATGCGCGAAC ATGGACCACGTACCAATGAAGCGATGGTGGTTTACGACAATCCCGAAGCGGCTATCTATGCAAA GGACAAACTACACGGACTGGAGTACCCTATGGGCGAGCGCATCATTGTAAAAGTGAATGGCATGAGCTCTGCACGGATGGATACCTCATTCATTGACA AACGCACCAAAAAGGATGCCATATGCAACgtgcccctgcctcctgcccagCCTTTAGCATCACCCGATGCCCAAGTTGCCCAACGACTTTTCATTGTGCTCTCTGCG AATCTTCCACACTCCATTCTGAAGAACATATTCTCGTGCTGGAAAGGGCTCATCGATGTATATTTGCTTCCCAACAAGAACTGTGGCTACGTGAAGTACGCAGAGTGTGAAAGTGCGCAAAGGGCCATTCATGTCCTGAACGGAGCTGAAATATGCGGCACGAAAATAAAG GTTATGGAAGCGGAAGAGCGAAGCGGATCAGACGGTGACGATGGCGGCCGGAAGCGTTTGAGACGCAATTAA
- the srw gene encoding protein twisted gastrulation yields the protein MKTIIYMLFAFSYIQCVFPDLAKLQRKSHTEEFEGVPPLFRAMSSSPNDGYTYNWSVVSFSTDDYDSYDLSESLVNCTVLYLDQCTSWNKCRQTCLKTGATSYRWFHDGCCECVGEYCVNYGVNESRCRMCPEPSSDDEDED from the coding sequence ATGAAAACAATTATATACATGCTATTTGCGTTTTCTTATATTCAGTGTGTTTTTCCCGATTTGGCGAAGCTGCAAAGGAAATCACATACCGAGGAATTCGAGGGAGTACCCCCCTTATTTAGAGCTATGTCATCTTCTCCAAACGATGGCTACACATACAATTGGAGCGTGGTCTCATTTTCGACGGATGATTACGACAGTTATGATCTATCCGAGTCCCTCGTGAACTGCACTGTACTCTATTTGGATCAGTGCACATCCTGGAACAAGTGCCGCCAAACATGCTTAAAGACTGGAGCCACCAGTTACAGATGGTTCCATGATGGTTGCTGCGAATGTGTGGGCGAATATTGTGTAAACTACGGTGTAAATGAGAGCAGGTGCCGCATGTGTCCTGAGCCGAGTTCTGATGACGAAGATGAGGATTAA
- the LOC4812001 gene encoding RNA-binding protein 45 isoform X1, which translates to MSDYRSQSRGGGRGGQDYSNDDDPPMSRLFIICNKAHTEDDFREAFSAYGDIEDIWVVKDKHTQENKGIAYVKFSKTSDAAKAQEEMNGKTIGKMDRTLKVLVAANRNQGSNKSENEQEKYLRLFIVIPKTATEDDIRDEFAQWGEVESVTIVREKNNGNPKGFGYVRFTKFYYAAVAFENCSPKYKAVFAEPKGSTRSQRDQYGRPAEDNPVYSNPGRGSSSYNNNGGSSGGGSFNNDWNTSTNNDMSAFLRMQNVPVAQPSCLEVTVSNCVNQDQLWRLFDIIPGLDYCQIMREHGPRTNEAMVVYDNPEAAIYAKDKLHGLEYPMGERIIVKVNGMSSARMDTSFIDSTKKASRERTKKDAICNVPLPPAQPLASPDAQVAQRLFIVLSANLPHSILKNIFSCWKGLIDVYLLPNKNCGYVKYAECESAQRAIHVLNGAEICGTKIKVMEAEERSGSDGDDGGRKRLRRN; encoded by the exons ATGTCTGATTATCGTTCACAATCTCGCGGCGGAGGACGCGGCGGTCAAGACTATTCAAACGACGATGATCCGCCCATGTCAAGACTCTTCATCATTTGCAATAAAGCGCATACAGAGGATGATTTCCGTGAGGCGTTCTCCGCTTACGGCGACATCGAAGATATCTGGGTGGTTAAGGACAAGCACACCCAAGAGAACAAAGGCATCGCCTATGTGAAGTTCTCCAAAACCTCCGATGCGGCAAAGGCGCAGGAGGAAATGAATGGCAAGACTATCGGAAAAATGGACAGAACCCTGAAGGTTCTGGTTGCCGCAAA CCGCAACCAAGGCTCGAATAAGTCTGAGAACGAGCAGGAAAAATACTTAAGACTGTTTATTGTAATCCCGAAGACCGCAACCGAAGACGACATACGGGACGAATTTGCCCAATGGGGCGAGGTTGAATCCGTGACCATTGTCAGGGAGAAGAACAATGGCAATCCTAAGGGATTTGGCTACGTTCGCTTCACAAA ATTCTATTATGCTGCCGTGGCCTTTGAGAACTGTTCGCCCAAGTACAAGGCTGTTTTTGCCGAGCCCAAGGGCTCAACGCGTTCACAGCGTGATCAATACGGTCGTCCGGCCGAGGATAATCCCGTCTACAGCAATCCTGGACGTGGGAGCTCGAGCTATAATAACAATGgcggcagcagtggcggcggcagcttcAACAACGATTGGAATACTTCCACTAACAATGACATGTCCGCCTTCTTGCGCATGCAAAATGTGCCAGTTGCTCAACCGTCGTGCCTAGAGGTCACTGTCAGTAACTGCGTAAATCAGGATCAGCTTTGGCGTCTCTTCGATATTATTCCCGGCTTAGATTACTGTCAAATCATGCGCGAAC ATGGACCACGTACCAATGAAGCGATGGTGGTTTACGACAATCCCGAAGCGGCTATCTATGCAAA GGACAAACTACACGGACTGGAGTACCCTATGGGCGAGCGCATCATTGTAAAAGTGAATGGCATGAGCTCTGCACGGATGGATACCTCATTCATTGACAGTACGAAAAAAGCTTCTAGGG AACGCACCAAAAAGGATGCCATATGCAACgtgcccctgcctcctgcccagCCTTTAGCATCACCCGATGCCCAAGTTGCCCAACGACTTTTCATTGTGCTCTCTGCG AATCTTCCACACTCCATTCTGAAGAACATATTCTCGTGCTGGAAAGGGCTCATCGATGTATATTTGCTTCCCAACAAGAACTGTGGCTACGTGAAGTACGCAGAGTGTGAAAGTGCGCAAAGGGCCATTCATGTCCTGAACGGAGCTGAAATATGCGGCACGAAAATAAAG GTTATGGAAGCGGAAGAGCGAAGCGGATCAGACGGTGACGATGGCGGCCGGAAGCGTTTGAGACGCAATTAA